A single genomic interval of Mycobacterium sp. DL592 harbors:
- a CDS encoding TetR/AcrR family transcriptional regulator, whose translation MSRWPSGAQSRLERAALELFVEQGFADTTIPQITARAGLTTRTFFRHFADKREVLFAYQAELPTVVANVLADTPTALGPMDAIVQGLQTVATELEGQRDYLLTRRGIIETDDGLRERELRKQSVLSDAIRHGLLRRGVDELTATLIAQIAVSVFGVAVTRWLDQGEQRSLLQVLDETLTALAVLAAHPTAPAPDPALTDKP comes from the coding sequence ATGAGTAGATGGCCATCCGGCGCACAAAGCAGGTTGGAGCGCGCCGCCTTGGAGCTGTTCGTCGAGCAAGGTTTCGCGGACACGACCATTCCGCAGATCACCGCCCGCGCCGGCCTGACCACGCGCACGTTCTTCCGGCATTTCGCCGACAAGCGCGAGGTCCTCTTCGCCTACCAAGCCGAACTCCCGACCGTGGTCGCCAACGTCCTGGCCGACACCCCGACAGCCCTGGGCCCGATGGACGCCATCGTTCAAGGACTGCAGACCGTCGCGACCGAGCTGGAGGGTCAACGCGACTACTTACTCACTCGACGCGGCATCATCGAGACAGACGACGGCCTACGCGAACGCGAGCTGCGTAAACAGTCCGTCCTGTCCGACGCGATCAGGCACGGGCTTCTCAGGCGCGGCGTCGACGAACTCACCGCAACCCTGATAGCCCAGATCGCGGTCAGCGTCTTCGGCGTCGCCGTCACCCGGTGGCTCGATCAGGGCGAGCAACGATCATTGTTGCAAGTCCTCGACGAAACACTCACCGCCCTCGCGGTTTTGGCCGCGCACCCCACCGCCCCAGCACCAGACCCGGCATTGACCGATAAACCCTGA
- a CDS encoding undecaprenyl-diphosphate phosphatase: protein MSSHLSYIEALVVGAFQGVTELFPVSSLGHSVLIPALIGGHWATDLNVSVPESPYLAFIVGLHVATAAALLMFFWRDWVRIIGGFATSLRYRRIDTPHERLAWLILLATIPVGVSGLALEHVFRTTLGKPVPAAVFLIVNGVLLYAGERLRRRAPDFAPSGHVTAEAPDSTGARVDDRLAQLPMLQGILIGCAQIMALLPGISRSGVTMVAGLWRGLSHEEAARFSFLLATPIILAAGLLKIPDLFGPLGAGIHGQVLVGSLASFISAYLAVRFLVRYFETRTLTPFAIYCVVAGVASLGWLTLR, encoded by the coding sequence ATGAGCAGTCACCTCAGCTACATCGAGGCCCTGGTGGTCGGAGCTTTTCAGGGCGTAACCGAGCTGTTCCCCGTGTCCAGCCTTGGCCACTCCGTCCTCATTCCGGCTCTCATAGGCGGCCATTGGGCCACGGATCTCAACGTATCCGTGCCTGAGTCGCCATATCTGGCCTTCATCGTGGGCTTGCACGTGGCCACGGCAGCAGCGCTGCTTATGTTCTTCTGGCGGGACTGGGTGCGGATAATCGGTGGATTCGCAACGTCGTTGCGGTATCGCCGAATCGACACCCCGCACGAGCGGTTGGCGTGGTTGATCCTGCTGGCAACAATCCCCGTCGGTGTGTCCGGCTTGGCGCTGGAGCATGTCTTTCGCACCACTTTGGGAAAGCCCGTTCCCGCCGCGGTGTTCTTGATCGTCAACGGTGTGTTGCTCTACGCCGGTGAGCGCCTGCGCCGACGGGCGCCTGATTTTGCGCCTTCGGGACACGTGACCGCCGAAGCGCCAGATTCGACGGGTGCTCGAGTCGACGACCGGCTGGCCCAATTGCCCATGCTGCAGGGGATCCTCATCGGATGCGCCCAGATAATGGCACTGCTGCCCGGCATCAGTCGCTCAGGTGTCACCATGGTCGCCGGCCTATGGCGCGGACTGTCTCATGAAGAAGCAGCCCGGTTCTCCTTTTTGCTGGCCACTCCCATTATCTTGGCTGCGGGGCTACTGAAGATCCCAGACCTTTTCGGCCCCCTGGGCGCCGGGATACATGGCCAGGTGTTGGTCGGCAGTCTGGCGTCCTTCATATCGGCCTACCTCGCCGTGCGGTTTCTCGTTCGCTATTTCGAGACGCGCACGCTCACCCCATTCGCCATCTACTGCGTGGTAGCCGGTGTGGCAAGCCTGGGATGGCTGACCCTTCGCTGA
- a CDS encoding TetR family transcriptional regulator has translation MADSVRVRKGQRTRERIAGAAARLVMTDGLAAATADRIAAEADVARATFFRYFESKEYAVAEGFTALWISAITDALRRQPPQLSATEALAAAFRELGDGFEAISDTIADIERQTRDSLSLRAWTLLSYLSFENAIAETIAPRLPDLTVDDPRPRLIGALTMAAVRISLDDWLRDGGSLSERISRAVASMAPRSITDQK, from the coding sequence GTGGCTGACAGCGTGCGCGTCCGGAAGGGCCAGCGGACCAGGGAGCGCATCGCCGGTGCCGCCGCCCGGCTGGTCATGACCGACGGCCTCGCGGCGGCCACCGCAGACCGCATCGCCGCCGAGGCCGACGTGGCCAGGGCCACCTTCTTCCGGTACTTCGAATCCAAGGAGTACGCCGTCGCCGAAGGCTTCACCGCACTGTGGATCTCCGCGATCACCGACGCCCTGCGGCGCCAGCCCCCGCAGCTGTCCGCGACCGAAGCGCTGGCCGCAGCGTTCCGCGAACTCGGAGACGGATTCGAAGCGATCTCGGACACCATCGCCGATATCGAACGCCAGACCCGTGACTCGCTGAGCCTGCGCGCCTGGACCCTGTTGTCCTACCTGAGCTTCGAGAACGCGATCGCCGAGACCATCGCCCCGCGACTGCCCGACCTGACCGTCGACGACCCGCGGCCCCGGCTCATCGGCGCGTTGACGATGGCCGCGGTCCGGATCTCCCTGGACGACTGGCTGCGCGACGGCGGCTCACTGTCCGAACGAATCTCCCGCGCGGTCGCCTCGATGGCACCGCGCTCGATCACCGACCAGAAGTGA
- a CDS encoding saccharopine dehydrogenase NADP-binding domain-containing protein: MATNEVWVLGATGRAGRMIAARLHAAGVSLVLVGRDQGRLERVAVEVGGAPRLVVGELDETLARLAQDAPAVVVNTIGPFTTTATQVARACPKGTHYVDIANELAAVESILDLDRRAVAADQVLVTGAGFGVLATESVVLRLCEGEPRPSQVRVDALASVATDGGALGPALAGTVVEILASGGREVRDGRLVRAAVGAHPVTLSTPDGDVLPTGSGPSGELIAAWRASDADFVIAASFLTPTGALVRVLPAISAILRIPGVRRLVTSAIARVPLHAGDRPRASSWAHARVWWPSGTVRDGWLQTGEGHEFTAAVAAEVTQRLLLGDGRPGAFTPGALFGAGLAEAAGGTLFSGQAISPTPMKTDRGIRPDTKG; encoded by the coding sequence ATGGCGACCAATGAAGTGTGGGTCTTGGGGGCGACCGGTCGTGCGGGTCGGATGATTGCGGCACGCCTGCACGCGGCGGGTGTGTCGCTGGTGCTGGTGGGACGGGACCAAGGCCGCCTCGAGCGCGTCGCTGTCGAGGTGGGGGGTGCGCCGCGTCTGGTGGTCGGCGAACTCGATGAGACGCTGGCCCGGCTGGCCCAGGACGCCCCCGCGGTGGTGGTCAACACCATCGGCCCGTTCACCACGACGGCCACCCAGGTGGCGCGGGCTTGCCCGAAAGGCACGCACTACGTCGACATCGCCAACGAACTCGCCGCCGTCGAGTCAATCCTGGATCTCGACCGCCGCGCCGTCGCCGCGGATCAGGTGCTGGTCACCGGAGCCGGCTTCGGGGTCCTGGCCACTGAGAGTGTGGTGCTTCGGCTGTGCGAGGGCGAACCCCGCCCGAGTCAGGTCCGCGTCGATGCGCTCGCCTCGGTCGCCACCGATGGTGGTGCTCTTGGACCAGCGCTCGCCGGAACCGTGGTGGAGATCCTTGCCTCCGGAGGACGGGAGGTCCGCGACGGTCGCCTCGTGCGCGCCGCAGTCGGCGCGCATCCTGTCACGCTGAGCACGCCCGATGGTGATGTCCTGCCCACCGGCAGTGGTCCCAGCGGGGAATTGATCGCGGCGTGGCGGGCCAGTGACGCCGACTTCGTGATCGCGGCGTCGTTCTTGACGCCGACAGGCGCCCTGGTGCGGGTCCTACCGGCGATTTCGGCGATCTTGCGGATCCCCGGCGTTCGCCGCCTCGTCACCAGCGCCATCGCCAGGGTACCGCTGCACGCCGGCGACCGGCCACGCGCGTCGTCCTGGGCTCACGCCCGGGTGTGGTGGCCCTCGGGCACCGTCCGTGACGGTTGGTTGCAGACTGGCGAGGGACACGAGTTCACCGCGGCGGTGGCCGCCGAAGTCACTCAACGTCTTCTCCTCGGCGACGGCCGCCCGGGTGCGTTCACCCCCGGAGCACTATTCGGCGCCGGACTCGCTGAGGCTGCCGGCGGGACTTTGTTCAGCGGCCAAGCGATCAGCCCCACCCCCATGAAGACCGATCGGGGCATTCGCCCCGACACGAAAGGATGA
- a CDS encoding DMT family transporter → MASAIGYGVSDFVGGIASRRVAALRVVLVSYPVAMVLLGVLAAVVGGTISAPAVVWGLLCGVSQAFGVWWFYAALASGPISVVSPLTAVLVAGVPVSVGLALGERPGVIAGVGTVLALLAVVLVSREATDEDVRPHRFTAKVAWMTIGSGLAFGLNWVLIHQAPVEARLWPLFFARLSATAIVLVVAACAGDFHAPRGFPFWLAMAAAVLDTGANVAMLLALQASMLSVASVLMSLYPAATVLLAIVVLRERVTRWQVLGMVLALVAVAMISAH, encoded by the coding sequence TTGGCCTCGGCGATCGGTTACGGCGTCAGCGACTTCGTCGGAGGCATCGCGTCGCGGCGCGTCGCCGCACTGCGGGTGGTGCTGGTCTCCTATCCCGTCGCGATGGTGCTGCTGGGCGTGCTGGCGGCAGTGGTGGGCGGCACCATCTCCGCCCCCGCCGTCGTGTGGGGGCTGTTGTGCGGAGTGAGCCAGGCCTTCGGTGTCTGGTGGTTCTACGCCGCGCTGGCCTCGGGCCCCATCTCGGTGGTATCCCCGCTGACAGCGGTGCTGGTGGCCGGTGTGCCGGTCAGTGTCGGGCTCGCGCTGGGTGAACGTCCCGGTGTGATCGCCGGGGTGGGCACAGTGCTGGCGCTGTTGGCGGTGGTACTGGTCAGTCGGGAGGCAACCGACGAAGATGTGCGCCCGCACCGGTTCACCGCCAAAGTCGCGTGGATGACGATCGGATCGGGGCTCGCGTTCGGGCTGAACTGGGTGTTGATCCACCAGGCTCCCGTTGAGGCGCGGCTGTGGCCGCTGTTCTTCGCGCGACTCTCGGCGACCGCGATCGTTTTGGTGGTGGCGGCCTGCGCGGGGGACTTTCATGCGCCACGGGGCTTTCCGTTCTGGTTGGCGATGGCCGCCGCAGTGTTGGACACGGGCGCCAACGTCGCGATGCTGCTGGCACTGCAGGCTTCGATGCTCTCGGTCGCCAGTGTGCTGATGTCGCTCTACCCGGCGGCCACCGTGCTGCTAGCCATCGTGGTGCTGCGCGAGCGGGTCACCCGCTGGCAGGTGCTCGGTATGGTGCTGGCCCTGGTGGCCGTCGCCATGATCTCCGCGCACTGA
- the ftsX gene encoding permease-like cell division protein FtsX: MRFGFLLNEVFTGLRRNVTMTVAMIVTTAISLGLFGGGLLVLRLADQSRHIYLDRVESQVFLTNDISANDPTCDGDVCKALRTKIEGLDDVKSVRFLNQTDAYDDAIAKNPQFKDLASKDAFPASFIVKLDNPEQHKDFDAAMQGQPGVLNVLNQKELIDRLFAVLDGLSNVAFAVAVVQAIGAVLLIANMVQVAAYTRRTEIGIMRMVGATRWYTQLPFLLEAVLAALIGVFFAIVGLIVVRAMFLERALDQFYRANLIAKVNYADILYFVTPWLVFLGVAMSGVTAYVTLRLYVRR, encoded by the coding sequence GTGCGCTTCGGCTTCCTGCTCAACGAGGTCTTCACCGGACTTCGCCGCAACGTCACGATGACCGTGGCGATGATCGTGACGACGGCGATCTCGCTCGGGCTGTTCGGCGGCGGTCTGCTGGTGCTGCGACTGGCCGACCAGTCCCGGCACATCTACCTCGACCGTGTCGAGAGTCAGGTCTTCCTGACCAACGACATCTCGGCGAACGACCCGACGTGCGACGGCGACGTGTGCAAGGCGCTGCGCACCAAGATCGAGGGTCTGGACGACGTCAAGTCGGTGCGCTTCCTCAATCAGACCGACGCCTACGACGACGCGATCGCCAAGAACCCTCAGTTCAAGGACCTCGCCAGCAAGGACGCCTTCCCGGCGTCGTTCATCGTCAAGCTCGACAATCCCGAGCAGCACAAGGATTTCGACGCCGCGATGCAGGGCCAGCCGGGTGTGCTCAACGTGCTCAACCAGAAGGAACTGATCGACCGGCTGTTCGCCGTGCTCGACGGGTTGTCCAACGTCGCCTTCGCGGTCGCCGTGGTGCAGGCGATCGGTGCGGTTCTGTTGATCGCCAACATGGTTCAAGTCGCGGCCTACACCAGACGCACCGAGATCGGCATCATGCGGATGGTCGGCGCCACCCGGTGGTACACCCAGCTTCCGTTCCTGCTCGAGGCGGTGCTGGCGGCGCTGATCGGGGTGTTCTTCGCGATCGTCGGGCTGATCGTGGTGCGGGCAATGTTCCTGGAACGGGCGCTCGACCAGTTCTATCGAGCCAATCTCATCGCGAAGGTCAATTACGCCGACATCCTCTATTTCGTGACGCCGTGGCTTGTCTTCCTCGGCGTTGCCATGTCCGGAGTCACCGCCTACGTCACCTTGCGCCTCTACGTGCGGAGGTAG
- the ftsE gene encoding cell division ATP-binding protein FtsE, which translates to MITLDHVSKQYKSSARPALDNVSVKIDKGEFVFLIGPSGSGKSTFMRLLLAEETPTSGEIQVSKFHVNKLSGRHIPKLRQVIGCVFQDFRLLQQKSVFENVAFALEVIGKKPDTINRVVPDVLEMVGLSGKANRLPAELSGGEQQRVAIARAFVNRPLVLLADEPTGNLDPDTSKDIMDLLERINRTGTTVLMATHDHHIVDSMRQRVVELSLGRLVRDEQRGVYGMDR; encoded by the coding sequence ATGATCACCCTTGACCATGTCAGCAAGCAGTACAAGTCGTCGGCCCGCCCAGCCCTCGACAATGTCAGCGTCAAGATCGACAAGGGTGAGTTCGTCTTCCTCATCGGACCGTCGGGTTCGGGCAAGTCGACGTTCATGCGGCTGCTGCTGGCCGAAGAGACACCGACCTCCGGTGAGATCCAGGTGTCGAAGTTTCACGTCAACAAGCTCTCCGGCCGCCACATCCCCAAACTGCGCCAGGTCATCGGCTGCGTGTTCCAGGACTTCCGGCTGCTGCAGCAGAAGAGCGTCTTCGAGAACGTCGCGTTCGCCCTCGAGGTGATCGGCAAGAAGCCCGACACCATCAACCGGGTGGTGCCCGACGTCCTGGAGATGGTTGGGCTATCCGGCAAGGCCAACCGGCTGCCCGCCGAACTGTCCGGCGGTGAGCAGCAGCGCGTCGCGATCGCGCGGGCGTTCGTCAACCGCCCCCTGGTGCTGCTGGCCGACGAGCCCACCGGAAACCTCGACCCCGACACCAGCAAGGACATCATGGACCTGCTCGAACGGATCAACCGGACGGGCACCACGGTGCTGATGGCCACCCACGACCACCACATCGTCGACTCCATGCGCCAGCGCGTGGTCGAGCTGTCACTTGGCAGGCTTGTGCGCGACGAGCAGCGTGGCGTCTACGGAATGGATCGTTAA
- a CDS encoding DUF1214 domain-containing protein: MSGEKSLEAWEFVRKVLADTTAMITQDARDERELLEGLRVLNRVTALCTELSVDTDPDHPQFVQMCTPSRFVGGPNPHGSYPLAMISGDRAYRLTGTRGTSTYLGLQVLAGTGLNPRRMSNYLSDRDLVLDDDGRFDIVFAAAEPADLGGAQFVQIPEDATSIVVRDYVADPKTEVPVELHISRLDDAVPPVPVTDDQLAEQLTAMGWTIVKLTTLHRTVRPDLLDNPNTLITSEAGALGGENTTPDNLYMLGLFDLESHQSLVLEFQPPDTRYWSVTLENIWHECLEPLVRQSSVTNKGVEPGEDGVIRLNIGAEDSGQGYWLDTGGRRRGFITLRWLDNPSAPEVSVRLVDKELQR, translated from the coding sequence ATGAGTGGCGAGAAGTCACTGGAGGCGTGGGAGTTCGTCCGCAAGGTCCTGGCCGACACGACCGCGATGATCACCCAGGATGCTCGCGACGAACGCGAACTCCTCGAGGGCCTTCGGGTGCTCAACCGGGTCACGGCACTCTGCACCGAACTGTCCGTCGACACCGATCCGGATCATCCGCAGTTCGTGCAGATGTGCACGCCGTCGCGCTTCGTCGGCGGCCCGAACCCGCACGGCTCCTATCCGCTGGCGATGATCAGCGGCGACCGCGCCTACCGGCTCACCGGCACCCGCGGCACGTCGACCTACCTCGGGTTGCAGGTGCTCGCCGGCACCGGGCTGAACCCGCGGCGGATGAGCAACTACCTCTCAGATCGCGACCTCGTCCTCGACGACGACGGCCGCTTCGACATCGTCTTCGCCGCGGCCGAGCCCGCCGACCTCGGCGGCGCCCAATTCGTCCAGATCCCCGAGGACGCCACCTCGATCGTCGTACGCGACTACGTCGCCGACCCAAAGACCGAAGTCCCGGTGGAGCTTCATATTTCGCGGCTCGACGACGCGGTGCCGCCAGTCCCGGTGACCGACGACCAACTGGCCGAGCAGCTGACCGCCATGGGCTGGACGATCGTGAAACTGACCACCCTGCACCGCACCGTGCGTCCGGACCTGCTGGACAACCCGAACACGTTGATCACCTCCGAGGCCGGCGCTCTCGGCGGAGAGAACACCACCCCGGACAACCTCTACATGCTCGGCTTGTTCGACCTCGAGTCGCATCAAAGCCTCGTACTGGAGTTCCAGCCACCCGACACCCGGTACTGGTCGGTGACCTTGGAGAACATCTGGCACGAATGCCTCGAACCGCTGGTGCGCCAGAGCTCGGTGACCAACAAGGGAGTCGAGCCCGGCGAAGACGGCGTCATCCGGCTCAACATCGGCGCCGAGGACAGCGGCCAGGGCTACTGGCTGGACACCGGTGGACGGCGACGAGGTTTCATCACCCTGCGCTGGCTCGACAACCCGTCGGCACCCGAGGTGTCAGTTCGACTCGTGGACAAGGAGTTACAGCGATGA
- a CDS encoding zinc-binding alcohol dehydrogenase family protein, protein MSTNTAAWIESKGAPLEVKPAPYPRPGEHEIVVRNHAVAINPYDWIIQATGGLFTRWITYPFILGSDLAGEVVEVGPGVTRFSVGDRVLGHAVGTEKARNSAAEGAFQEYTVVLDRMAAPIPVAMAYENAAVLPLALSTAACGLFQKDQLALEYPSATPKPTGKSLLVWGGSTSVGSNAIQLAVAAGYDVIATASPRNFDYVKDLGADQVFDYNSPTVVADIVAALSGRTIAGALAVATDSASVCSEIVQSLTGSRFVSIASPPVSFANVTPGRGISLRLARLILRLAASTVATQIKFRLRGIRSKMIWGASLMDDDISTVIYEDFLPQALAGGRYRTAPEPLVIGTGLEHVQAGLDAQKKGVSAKKIVITL, encoded by the coding sequence ATGTCAACCAACACCGCCGCCTGGATCGAATCCAAGGGCGCTCCTCTCGAAGTCAAGCCCGCCCCCTACCCGCGCCCCGGCGAACACGAGATCGTCGTCCGCAACCACGCCGTGGCGATCAACCCCTACGACTGGATCATCCAAGCCACCGGAGGCCTCTTCACTCGATGGATCACCTACCCGTTCATCCTCGGCTCCGATCTCGCGGGTGAGGTCGTCGAGGTCGGACCCGGTGTCACCCGGTTCTCCGTGGGCGACCGTGTCCTCGGGCACGCCGTGGGCACGGAGAAAGCCCGCAACAGCGCCGCCGAGGGTGCCTTTCAGGAATACACCGTCGTCCTGGACCGGATGGCAGCTCCGATCCCGGTGGCCATGGCCTATGAGAACGCTGCCGTGCTGCCGCTGGCCCTGTCCACCGCAGCGTGCGGGCTTTTCCAGAAGGATCAGTTGGCCCTCGAATACCCCTCGGCGACACCAAAACCCACGGGCAAGAGCCTGTTGGTGTGGGGCGGCTCAACCAGTGTTGGCAGCAACGCCATCCAGCTCGCCGTCGCCGCGGGCTACGACGTCATTGCGACTGCATCGCCACGCAACTTCGACTACGTCAAGGATCTGGGAGCCGACCAGGTATTCGACTACAACAGCCCCACAGTGGTCGCCGACATCGTTGCGGCGTTGAGTGGCAGGACGATCGCCGGAGCTCTCGCTGTCGCGACGGATTCAGCGAGTGTTTGTTCTGAGATCGTCCAATCCCTCACCGGAAGCAGGTTCGTCTCCATTGCCAGCCCGCCGGTCTCGTTCGCCAACGTGACCCCGGGTCGCGGTATCAGCCTGCGGCTTGCCCGGCTCATACTGCGGCTGGCGGCCTCGACAGTGGCCACGCAGATCAAATTCCGGCTCAGGGGCATCCGCAGCAAGATGATCTGGGGCGCTTCCCTGATGGATGACGACATCAGCACCGTCATCTACGAAGACTTCCTCCCTCAGGCCCTCGCCGGCGGCCGCTACCGCACTGCGCCCGAGCCACTCGTCATCGGAACGGGCCTAGAGCACGTCCAAGCCGGACTCGACGCTCAAAAGAAAGGCGTCTCCGCGAAGAAGATCGTCATCACCCTCTGA
- a CDS encoding sulfotransferase produces MTSAIAARLDADTLIEQACELAGSDDFGDDDGWRDNLDRLLDAFIEADDLSPIGVEIAAADVIVPLRNRLQITAWRKEHPEIAQEKIERPIIILGQPRTGTTILYDLLNQDPDLRAPLTWEVDQPFPVPQPETYETDSRIAQTEAALEMSEQLNPGFMKFHPMSARGGQECVRITMGTFCSMTYSTQYLLPAYQRWLMHEADHAVAYRYHWKFLQHLQSGVPGQWLLKSPAHLWNLDTVLAEYPDAILVQTHRDPLVVISSISALMAYLQRLASDKSSVQRVAGQCAEENILGLERMMGWVDEGLPGADRIIHVRFADFMADPFATIGAVYDRIGRDLTPQAEQLMREHLSANPGDGGGNRYTWADTGLDAGELRERFRTYQERFDVPSETLR; encoded by the coding sequence ATGACGAGTGCGATCGCCGCGCGGCTGGACGCCGACACGTTGATCGAGCAGGCATGTGAGCTCGCCGGCAGTGACGACTTCGGCGACGACGACGGCTGGCGCGACAACCTCGACCGCCTGCTCGACGCATTCATCGAGGCCGACGACCTGTCGCCCATCGGCGTCGAGATCGCAGCAGCCGATGTCATTGTGCCGCTGCGCAACCGGCTGCAGATCACCGCCTGGCGCAAAGAGCACCCCGAGATCGCGCAGGAGAAGATCGAGCGCCCTATCATCATTTTGGGCCAGCCCCGCACGGGCACCACGATCCTCTACGACCTGCTGAACCAGGATCCTGATCTCCGCGCTCCCCTGACGTGGGAGGTCGACCAGCCGTTTCCGGTGCCGCAACCGGAGACCTACGAGACCGACTCGCGGATCGCCCAGACCGAGGCGGCGCTCGAGATGAGTGAGCAGCTGAATCCGGGCTTCATGAAGTTCCACCCGATGAGTGCACGCGGCGGTCAGGAATGCGTGCGGATCACTATGGGCACGTTCTGCAGCATGACCTACAGCACCCAGTACCTGCTGCCCGCTTACCAGCGCTGGCTGATGCACGAGGCCGACCATGCTGTCGCCTACCGCTACCATTGGAAGTTCTTGCAGCACTTGCAGTCCGGTGTTCCCGGCCAGTGGCTGCTGAAAAGCCCGGCGCATCTGTGGAACCTGGACACGGTACTCGCCGAATACCCCGACGCGATCCTGGTCCAGACCCACCGCGATCCGCTGGTGGTAATCTCCTCGATCAGCGCGCTGATGGCGTATCTGCAGAGGCTGGCCAGCGACAAGTCATCGGTGCAGCGAGTGGCCGGGCAGTGCGCTGAAGAGAACATCCTGGGACTCGAACGCATGATGGGCTGGGTGGACGAGGGACTGCCGGGCGCCGACCGGATCATCCACGTGCGCTTCGCCGACTTCATGGCTGATCCGTTCGCCACCATCGGTGCGGTCTACGACCGCATCGGCCGAGATCTCACGCCGCAGGCCGAACAGCTTATGCGCGAGCATCTTTCGGCCAACCCGGGCGACGGCGGCGGCAATCGCTACACCTGGGCCGACACCGGCCTGGACGCCGGCGAACTCCGTGAACGCTTCCGCACCTACCAGGAGCGCTTCGACGTCCCCAGTGAGACGCTGCGCTGA
- the smpB gene encoding SsrA-binding protein SmpB, translated as MAKKTPASKAGDVKGGKKIVATNRKARHNYSILDTYEAGVVLQGTEVKSLRDGQASLADAFATVDDGEIWLRNLHIPEYHSGSWTNHAPRRNRKLLLHRSQIDTLVGKIRDGNLTLVPLSLYFSEGRVKVELALARGKQAHDKRQDLARRDAEREVVRELGRRAKGMS; from the coding sequence GTGGCCAAGAAAACGCCGGCCAGCAAAGCGGGTGACGTCAAGGGCGGCAAGAAGATCGTCGCCACCAACCGCAAAGCGCGGCACAACTATTCGATCCTCGACACCTACGAGGCCGGTGTCGTTCTGCAGGGCACCGAGGTCAAGAGCCTGCGCGACGGGCAGGCGTCGTTGGCCGACGCGTTCGCCACCGTCGACGACGGGGAGATCTGGCTGCGCAACCTGCACATCCCGGAGTATCACTCCGGCAGCTGGACCAACCACGCACCGCGGCGCAATCGCAAGCTGCTGCTGCACCGCAGCCAGATCGACACGCTGGTCGGCAAGATTCGCGACGGCAACCTCACCCTGGTGCCGTTGTCGCTGTACTTCAGTGAGGGCCGGGTCAAGGTCGAACTCGCCCTGGCCCGAGGTAAACAGGCCCACGACAAACGACAGGATCTGGCCCGCCGCGACGCCGAGCGTGAGGTGGTACGCGAACTCGGCAGGCGCGCCAAGGGCATGTCCTGA